A window of the Blattabacterium cuenoti genome harbors these coding sequences:
- the ftsH gene encoding ATP-dependent zinc metalloprotease FtsH, which yields MIDKKLKNRSNFFWIYAVIFAVFLIIFFFRSSFSNPKKIDQDTFFEILSKKKIEKIIVKHKELVQVYLKKEFLNENENINNYDKKKFIGQQNPLQYEFEIGDLQFFQRKFEEYKKKYKLNTVIDFKNQQEYTITKFFFDYGIFFVLLILFWIFLFKRISAAGSGPGGQIFNIGKSKAKLFDENDDVKITFKDVAGLEGAKEEVQEIVEFLKSPQRYTKLGGKIPKGALLIGPPGTGKTLLAKAVAGEAKVPFFSLSGSDFVEMFVGVGASRVRDLFEKAKEKSPCIIFIDEIDAIGRARGKSSIAGSNDERENTLNQLLTEMDGFGTNINVIVLAATNRSDILDKALLRPGRFDRTILVDPPELNERIEIFKVHLKKLVLSKNVNIGFLARQTPGFSGADIANVCNESALIAARKSRKKIKNQDFLDAIDRIIGGLEKKNKIIKPNEKKRIAYHEAGHAVISWLLEHASPLVKVTIIPRGRSLGSAWYLPEERQITTPEQMKDEICALLAGRSAEEIIFKSVSTGALNDLERVTKQAQSMVVIFGLNDRIGNISYYDSTGQDDFNFSKPYSEKTAQIIDEEISKIISEQYNRSKKILKNNEEKLVLLANRLLEKEVLFREDLKKIFGERPFSDEIDDMLKKTADNIT from the coding sequence ATGATAGACAAAAAATTGAAAAATAGAAGTAATTTCTTTTGGATTTACGCTGTAATATTTGCCGTATTTTTAATTATATTTTTTTTTAGATCTTCTTTTTCTAATCCAAAGAAAATAGATCAAGATACTTTTTTTGAAATTCTATCTAAGAAAAAAATAGAAAAAATTATTGTAAAGCATAAAGAACTTGTTCAAGTTTATTTAAAAAAAGAATTTTTAAATGAAAATGAAAATATAAATAATTATGATAAAAAAAAATTTATTGGACAACAAAATCCATTACAATATGAATTTGAAATAGGTGATCTACAGTTTTTTCAAAGAAAATTTGAAGAATATAAAAAGAAATATAAATTAAATACTGTTATTGATTTTAAAAATCAACAAGAATATACAATAACTAAATTTTTTTTTGATTATGGTATTTTTTTTGTACTATTAATATTATTTTGGATTTTTTTATTCAAAAGAATAAGTGCAGCAGGAAGTGGTCCTGGAGGTCAAATATTTAATATTGGAAAATCTAAAGCAAAATTATTTGATGAAAATGATGATGTAAAAATTACATTTAAAGATGTAGCTGGATTAGAAGGTGCTAAAGAAGAAGTTCAAGAAATAGTAGAATTTTTAAAAAGTCCTCAAAGATATACTAAACTTGGGGGTAAAATACCTAAAGGAGCATTACTAATAGGACCTCCAGGTACTGGAAAAACTTTATTAGCAAAAGCTGTAGCAGGAGAAGCAAAAGTTCCATTTTTTTCTTTATCAGGATCAGATTTTGTAGAAATGTTTGTAGGAGTAGGAGCTTCTAGAGTTAGAGATTTGTTTGAAAAAGCTAAAGAAAAATCTCCATGTATAATATTTATTGATGAGATAGATGCAATAGGAAGAGCAAGAGGAAAAAGTAGTATAGCAGGATCAAATGACGAAAGAGAAAATACATTAAATCAATTATTAACAGAAATGGATGGATTTGGAACTAATATTAATGTTATTGTTTTAGCAGCAACTAACCGTTCTGATATATTGGATAAAGCATTATTACGTCCTGGACGTTTTGATAGAACTATTTTAGTTGATCCTCCAGAATTAAATGAAAGAATAGAAATATTTAAAGTTCATTTAAAAAAATTAGTTTTATCTAAAAATGTTAATATAGGTTTTTTAGCAAGACAAACTCCAGGATTTAGTGGAGCTGATATTGCAAATGTTTGCAACGAATCTGCTCTTATTGCAGCAAGAAAAAGTAGAAAAAAAATAAAAAATCAAGATTTTTTAGACGCAATAGATCGTATAATTGGTGGATTGGAAAAAAAAAATAAAATAATTAAACCAAACGAAAAAAAAAGAATTGCATATCATGAAGCTGGACATGCTGTTATAAGTTGGTTATTAGAGCACGCTTCTCCTTTGGTTAAAGTTACTATAATACCTAGAGGAAGATCTTTAGGTTCTGCATGGTATTTACCAGAAGAAAGACAAATAACAACTCCAGAACAGATGAAAGACGAAATATGTGCTCTATTAGCTGGAAGATCAGCTGAAGAAATTATTTTTAAATCAGTTTCTACAGGAGCATTAAATGATTTAGAGAGAGTAACAAAACAAGCTCAATCTATGGTTGTAATTTTTGGATTAAACGATAGAATTGGTAACATTTCTTATTACGATTCTACTGGTCAAGATGATTTTAATTTTTCTAAACCATATAGTGAAAAAACTGCTCAAATTATAGATGAAGAAATATCAAAAATTATTTCAGAACAATATAATAGATCTAAAAAAATTCTAAAAAATAATGAAGAAAAATTAGTTTTATTAGCTAATAGATTATTGGAAAAAGAAGTTTTGTTTAGAGAAGATTTAAAAAAAATATTTGGAGAAAGACCTTTTTCTGATGAGATTGATGATATGTTAAAAAAAACTGCTGATAATATTACATAA
- the rsfS gene encoding ribosome silencing factor, giving the protein MLLKIILKGIQIVKGENISILNIKNKNFICDYFIICNGKSKNQVYAIFQSIEKITKNKLNEKPWHKEGLKNREWILLDYISIVVHIFQEKTRLYYDIDNFWKEKTIDN; this is encoded by the coding sequence TTGTTATTAAAAATAATCTTGAAAGGTATTCAAATAGTTAAGGGAGAAAACATTTCCATTTTGAATATAAAAAATAAAAATTTTATATGTGATTATTTTATTATTTGTAATGGAAAATCCAAGAATCAAGTTTATGCAATATTTCAATCTATAGAAAAAATTACAAAAAATAAATTAAATGAAAAACCTTGGCATAAAGAAGGATTAAAAAATAGAGAATGGATATTATTAGATTATATTTCTATTGTTGTACATATTTTTCAAGAAAAAACTAGATTGTATTATGATATAGATAATTTTTGGAAAGAAAAAACAATAGATAATTAA
- a CDS encoding biotin--[acetyl-CoA-carboxylase] ligase, whose amino-acid sequence MIKFIWPIDIIYLNKIDSTNKFARRYFNNFFYKNEKWIIIRSDNQTDGIGISGTWVSEYKKNLTFSIFFNPKNIYVYDGFILNIITSNAIHKVLSKKINNIVYIKWPNDIIINNKKVGGILIENRISFKKINSTIIGIGINIKQNKFNPNWNASSLNMILNINFELDLIFFEIIFFIQKEYFNYLNNKHIQKYFIENLYLKNKIFKFFSYKHNYILSGVIKSVTNKGFLLVESNSKKYLFWQKDIKFL is encoded by the coding sequence TTGATAAAATTTATATGGCCAATAGATATTATTTATTTAAATAAAATTGATTCAACTAATAAATTTGCAAGAAGATATTTTAATAATTTTTTTTATAAAAATGAAAAATGGATAATAATACGATCAGATAATCAAACAGATGGAATAGGTATTAGTGGAACATGGGTTTCAGAATATAAAAAAAATTTAACTTTTAGTATATTTTTTAATCCTAAGAATATATATGTTTATGATGGATTTATATTAAATATTATAACTAGTAATGCAATTCATAAAGTTTTGTCAAAAAAAATAAATAATATAGTTTATATAAAATGGCCAAACGATATTATTATTAATAATAAAAAAGTAGGAGGAATTTTAATAGAAAATAGAATTTCTTTCAAAAAAATTAACAGTACTATTATTGGAATAGGAATAAATATAAAACAAAATAAATTTAATCCTAATTGGAATGCTTCGTCTTTAAATATGATTTTAAATATAAATTTTGAATTAGATTTGATATTTTTTGAAATTATTTTTTTTATTCAAAAAGAATATTTTAATTATTTAAATAATAAACATATACAAAAATATTTTATTGAAAATCTTTATTTAAAGAATAAAATATTTAAATTTTTTTCTTATAAACATAATTATATATTATCAGGAGTTATAAAATCTGTAACAAATAAAGGATTCTTACTTGTGGAAAGTAATAGTAAAAAATATCTTTTTTGGCAAAAAGATATTAAATTTTTATAA
- the yidC gene encoding membrane protein insertase YidC, which produces MRDKNLDYNSIIGLFLIFFILMIFTYLFNNNEKNQKVKYVSHEKIDFLHINRKNNENPEKLFVLENKVINIKISSLGGVISDILLKKYKSYNYHLNKSSSNKINKNLFLSKNYSFLYRIFFSNKNGKSITTDKLHFKLFLKKETKKHNIIVLKANNPYGKGFLYYIYKIEKGNKYNVDFFIKTENFRLINNYTTYLDIKQDLIPLEKDKNWENSYTQVYYCSYDNKKNKSSINYLSEKQTEKKRFNNVKWIACKQQFFTTIINPNKILNNIFIDSENISNENNLKKIRINTLINKNSELNFFIRFYFGPLDFNLLKKYKNNYEDIIPFGWGFLKWINKYFFLTIFQFLEKTNLNYGVIIILMTIVVKLLLSPITYKQYKLSAIMKLIRPDIEKINEEKDILKKQKKMIDLYKKSGINPMSGCLSALLQIPIFYSLFKFFPTLINLRGKSFLWVDDLTSYDSILELPFFIPFYGNHVSLLTLLYSLALVIYTKLSNNGSNLNINNNYEYNPFSSNMNYMLYIMPIIMLLFINSYASALSLYYFTSNIINIGFFFFIKKFFLNEKKLL; this is translated from the coding sequence ATGAGAGATAAAAATTTAGATTATAATTCTATAATAGGATTATTTCTTATATTTTTTATTTTAATGATTTTTACATATTTATTTAATAATAATGAAAAAAATCAAAAAGTAAAATATGTTAGTCATGAAAAAATTGATTTTTTACATATAAATAGAAAAAATAATGAAAATCCTGAAAAATTATTTGTTTTAGAAAATAAAGTAATTAATATAAAAATATCTAGTTTAGGAGGTGTTATAAGTGATATACTTTTAAAAAAGTATAAATCATATAATTATCATTTAAATAAGTCTTCTTCCAATAAAATAAATAAAAATCTTTTTTTATCTAAAAATTATAGTTTTTTATATAGAATATTTTTTAGTAATAAAAATGGTAAAAGTATAACTACTGATAAACTACATTTTAAACTTTTTCTTAAAAAAGAAACCAAAAAACATAATATCATTGTTTTAAAAGCTAATAATCCATATGGAAAAGGATTTTTGTATTATATATACAAGATAGAAAAAGGTAATAAATACAATGTAGATTTTTTTATTAAAACAGAAAATTTTAGATTAATTAATAATTATACTACATATTTGGATATAAAACAAGATTTAATTCCTTTAGAAAAGGATAAAAATTGGGAAAATTCTTATACTCAAGTTTATTATTGCTCTTATGATAATAAGAAAAATAAATCATCAATAAATTATTTATCTGAAAAACAAACAGAAAAAAAAAGATTTAATAATGTCAAATGGATAGCTTGTAAACAACAGTTTTTTACTACAATAATTAATCCTAACAAAATTTTAAATAATATTTTTATTGATTCTGAAAATATTTCTAACGAAAACAATCTAAAAAAAATTAGAATAAATACATTAATAAATAAAAATAGTGAATTAAATTTTTTTATTCGTTTTTATTTTGGTCCATTAGATTTTAATTTATTAAAAAAATATAAAAATAATTATGAAGATATTATTCCATTTGGATGGGGATTTTTAAAATGGATTAATAAATATTTTTTTCTTACAATATTTCAATTTTTAGAAAAAACTAATTTAAATTATGGAGTAATTATTATACTAATGACTATTGTAGTAAAATTGTTATTATCCCCAATTACTTATAAACAATATAAATTAAGTGCTATAATGAAATTAATACGTCCAGATATAGAAAAAATAAATGAAGAAAAAGATATTTTAAAGAAACAGAAAAAAATGATTGATTTATATAAAAAATCTGGAATTAATCCTATGTCTGGATGTTTATCTGCATTATTACAAATTCCTATATTTTACTCTTTATTTAAATTTTTTCCAACATTAATTAATTTGAGAGGAAAATCGTTTCTTTGGGTAGATGATCTAACTTCATATGATTCTATTTTAGAATTACCATTTTTTATTCCATTTTACGGAAATCATGTAAGTTTATTAACTTTGTTATATTCTTTAGCACTAGTGATTTATACTAAATTAAGTAATAATGGTAGTAATTTAAATATTAACAATAATTATGAATATAATCCTTTTTCATCAAATATGAATTATATGTTATATATAATGCCTATTATAATGTTATTATTTATAAATAGTTATGCATCTGCTTTATCTTTATATTATTTTACTTCTAATATAATAAATATTGGATTTTTCTTTTTTATTAAAAAATTTTTTTTAAATGAAAAAAAATTATTATGA
- a CDS encoding CTP synthase: protein MLKTKYVFVTGGVISSLGKGIVSASLGILLKSKGYKVSILKLDPYLNVDPGTLNPYEHGECFVTEDGFETDMDLGHYERFLNQNTTKYNNITSGLVYKTVIDNERKGDYLGKTVQVIPHITNEIKRRINIIGKSNKYDVIITEIGGTVGDIEILPYIESIRQLRWELGKFNSLIIHLTLLPYISVSGELKTKPTQHSVRNLMENGLQVDIIVCRTKKHISDNVRKKLSLFCNVNPEYVIESIDTKIIYEIPYLLHLQNFDKKVLNHLKLEYISSKNIYLNKWKSFIKKYKHPKWEVKIALVGKYVSLRDSYKSIIEALIHAGTKNRISIKIKWIYSEMIKENNMKKFFENISGILIAPGFGKRGVEGKILATKYARENKIPFLGICLGMQISAIEFARNVLGLKNADSYEINPFTSDPIIKLMKKQKKILEKGGTMRLGNWKCILIKKSKLFSIYGKSEIFERHRHRYEFNNNYLKIFSNFGMKAVGLNPETGLVEALELKTHLFFIGVQYHPEYKSTVINPHPLFVSFILNSKKYKSYDV from the coding sequence ATGTTAAAAACAAAATATGTTTTTGTAACAGGTGGTGTTATTTCATCATTAGGAAAAGGAATCGTTTCTGCTTCATTAGGGATTTTACTTAAGTCTAAAGGATATAAAGTATCTATATTGAAATTAGATCCTTATCTTAATGTAGATCCTGGAACTTTAAATCCATACGAACATGGAGAATGTTTTGTAACTGAAGATGGATTTGAGACAGATATGGATTTGGGTCATTATGAAAGATTTTTGAATCAAAATACAACAAAATATAATAATATTACTTCTGGATTAGTATATAAAACAGTCATAGATAATGAAAGAAAAGGTGATTATTTAGGAAAAACTGTTCAAGTTATTCCTCATATAACTAATGAAATTAAAAGACGTATTAATATTATTGGAAAAAGTAATAAGTATGATGTTATTATTACTGAAATAGGAGGAACTGTAGGAGATATTGAAATATTACCATATATTGAGTCTATAAGACAATTAAGGTGGGAATTAGGAAAATTTAATAGTTTAATAATTCATTTAACATTATTGCCATATATTTCTGTTAGCGGAGAGTTAAAAACAAAACCAACACAACATTCAGTTAGAAATTTAATGGAAAATGGATTACAAGTAGATATCATTGTTTGCAGAACCAAAAAACATATATCTGATAATGTTAGAAAAAAATTATCATTATTTTGTAATGTTAATCCTGAATATGTAATAGAATCTATTGATACTAAAATTATATATGAAATACCTTATTTATTGCATTTACAAAATTTTGATAAAAAAGTTTTAAATCACTTAAAATTAGAATATATTTCTTCAAAAAATATATATTTAAATAAATGGAAATCATTTATAAAAAAATACAAACATCCAAAATGGGAAGTAAAAATAGCATTAGTTGGAAAGTATGTTTCTTTACGTGATTCTTATAAATCTATTATAGAAGCGTTAATTCATGCGGGAACTAAAAATAGAATATCTATTAAAATAAAATGGATTTATTCCGAAATGATTAAAGAAAATAATATGAAAAAATTTTTTGAAAATATATCTGGAATTTTAATAGCTCCAGGATTTGGAAAAAGAGGAGTAGAAGGAAAAATATTGGCAACAAAATATGCTAGAGAAAATAAAATTCCATTTCTTGGAATATGTTTGGGTATGCAAATTTCTGCAATAGAATTTGCTAGAAATGTTTTAGGATTAAAAAATGCAGATAGTTATGAAATTAATCCATTTACTTCCGATCCAATTATAAAGTTAATGAAAAAACAAAAAAAAATTTTAGAAAAAGGAGGAACTATGCGTTTAGGAAATTGGAAATGTATTCTAATAAAAAAATCTAAATTATTTTCTATTTATGGTAAAAGTGAAATTTTTGAAAGACATCGTCATAGGTATGAATTCAATAATAATTATTTAAAAATTTTTTCTAATTTTGGGATGAAAGCTGTTGGATTAAATCCAGAAACTGGATTAGTAGAAGCTTTAGAATTAAAAACTCATTTATTTTTTATAGGAGTTCAATATCATCCAGAATATAAAAGTACAGTAATAAATCCTCATCCTTTATTTGTTTCTTTTATTTTAAATTCTAAGAAATATAAATCGTATGATGTTTAG
- the clpX gene encoding ATP-dependent Clp protease ATP-binding subunit ClpX translates to MNNNSLKCSFCGRKKEDLTILISGINAHICGFCIEKSHSIIHHNYINKEKINKKKLYIDLSKKPKNIKSFLDKYIIGQEETKKVISVAVYNHYKMIYLNEKNIDTCKDNSIEIEKSNILLIGPTGTGKTLIAKSIANLLKVPFTIADATSLTEAGYVGEDVESILTRLLQSSDYDINSAEKGVVFIDEIDKISRKSNNPSITRDVSGEGVQQALLKIIEGTIVNVPPQGGRKHPEQKMIQINTSNILFIGGGTFNGIENIIKERNNNISSIGFINKNKNNLDRFFSKKSILPLDLKKFGLIPELIGRFPIITCLSSLDKKNLKKILIEPKNSLINQYKKLFNLDNIKLSITNNALDIIVKKTYQLGLGARGLRVFCEKIFLDYIFNIDKIKDGKLEITKDIIINKIY, encoded by the coding sequence ATGAATAATAATTCATTAAAATGTTCTTTTTGTGGAAGAAAAAAAGAAGATTTAACTATATTGATATCAGGAATAAATGCTCATATATGTGGATTTTGTATAGAAAAAAGTCATTCTATTATTCATCATAATTATATTAATAAAGAAAAAATTAATAAGAAAAAATTATATATAGATTTATCAAAAAAACCTAAAAATATTAAATCATTTTTAGATAAATATATTATAGGTCAAGAAGAAACAAAGAAAGTTATATCTGTTGCTGTATATAATCATTATAAAATGATATATTTAAATGAAAAAAATATAGATACATGTAAAGATAATTCTATAGAAATAGAAAAATCCAATATATTGTTAATTGGGCCGACAGGAACTGGTAAAACTTTAATAGCTAAAAGTATAGCTAATTTATTAAAAGTTCCTTTTACAATTGCAGATGCTACATCGTTAACTGAAGCTGGATATGTTGGAGAAGATGTAGAATCTATATTAACTAGATTATTACAATCATCAGATTATGACATAAATTCTGCAGAAAAAGGTGTTGTTTTCATAGATGAAATAGACAAAATCTCTAGAAAAAGTAATAATCCTTCTATTACTAGAGATGTATCTGGAGAAGGAGTACAACAAGCATTATTAAAAATTATAGAAGGTACTATTGTAAATGTTCCACCTCAAGGTGGAAGAAAACATCCAGAACAAAAGATGATTCAAATAAATACCAGTAATATTTTGTTTATAGGTGGAGGAACTTTTAATGGAATTGAAAATATTATTAAGGAAAGAAATAATAATATATCTTCTATTGGTTTTATTAATAAAAATAAAAATAATTTAGATAGATTTTTTTCAAAAAAAAGTATTTTACCATTAGACTTAAAAAAATTTGGATTAATTCCTGAATTGATAGGTAGATTTCCTATTATTACCTGTTTAAGTTCATTAGATAAAAAAAATTTAAAAAAAATTTTAATAGAACCTAAAAATTCTCTAATAAATCAATATAAAAAATTATTTAATTTAGATAATATTAAATTAAGTATAACAAATAATGCTTTAGATATTATTGTAAAAAAAACCTATCAATTAGGACTTGGAGCTAGAGGATTACGTGTTTTTTGTGAAAAAATTTTTTTAGATTATATATTTAACATTGATAAAATAAAAGATGGAAAATTAGAAATAACTAAGGATATAATTATAAATAAAATTTATTAA
- the obgE gene encoding GTPase ObgE produces the protein MKNSFVDFIRIFCKSGDGGKGIIHFNRKRQTMKGSPDGGSGGNGGNIFIQGNSNIHTFIHLKYHKHWIANSGNPGKKNNITGSNGKNLLIEVPIGTVVKNEHNNIIIEITENLQKKILFKGGKGGKGNYFFKNSRNKNFFYAQNGIKTKGKWIILELKILSDISIIGLPNVGKSTLLSVLTNAKPKIGNFYFTNKIPYIGILTINFESFVVLDIPGIIEKSYIGKGLGNNFLRHIERSSILLLLISPENNNEYYQYKVLLEELNNFNKKLLNKKRILVISKSELISDNKKKYITNYFSNIKEKIIFVSSLKKNGLKNLIKNIFTIIKNN, from the coding sequence ATGAAAAATTCTTTCGTAGATTTTATTAGAATTTTTTGTAAAAGTGGAGATGGAGGTAAAGGGATTATTCATTTTAACAGGAAAAGACAGACTATGAAAGGAAGTCCAGATGGAGGTTCAGGTGGGAATGGTGGGAATATATTTATACAAGGAAATTCAAATATTCATACATTTATTCATTTAAAATATCATAAACATTGGATAGCAAATTCTGGAAATCCTGGAAAAAAAAATAATATTACTGGATCAAATGGAAAAAATTTATTAATAGAAGTTCCAATAGGAACTGTTGTTAAAAATGAACATAACAATATAATTATAGAAATTACTGAAAATCTTCAAAAAAAAATTTTATTCAAAGGTGGAAAAGGAGGAAAAGGCAATTATTTTTTTAAAAATTCAAGAAATAAAAATTTTTTTTATGCACAAAATGGAATAAAAACAAAAGGTAAATGGATAATTTTGGAACTAAAAATATTATCAGATATTAGTATAATAGGATTACCTAATGTAGGTAAATCAACTTTACTTTCTGTATTAACAAATGCTAAACCAAAAATAGGAAATTTTTATTTTACTAATAAAATTCCATATATAGGAATTTTAACCATAAATTTTGAATCATTTGTTGTTTTAGATATTCCGGGAATTATAGAAAAATCTTATATTGGAAAAGGATTAGGAAATAATTTTTTAAGACATATAGAACGTAGTTCAATTTTATTATTATTAATTTCTCCTGAAAATAATAATGAATATTATCAGTATAAAGTATTATTAGAAGAATTAAATAATTTTAATAAAAAATTATTAAATAAAAAAAGAATATTAGTAATATCTAAATCAGAATTGATTAGTGATAACAAAAAAAAATATATAACTAATTATTTTTCAAATATTAAAGAAAAAATAATATTTGTTTCTTCTTTAAAAAAGAATGGATTAAAAAATTTAATTAAAAATATTTTTACAATTATTAAAAATAATTAA
- a CDS encoding adenylate kinase family protein — MVHIILSGPPGCGKGTQAKIIANNFGFIHLSTGKIFRNHIKKNTDLGKIVAFYINKGELVPDIITTNIVNTEIKKLSSYKGIIYDGYPRTKNQIISLEKTLKKFSIGKISIIFFFLIDNKSLINRLLKRGKEKFRNDDMNITIIKKRIEAYNNETYFIWKNIKWKNIIMKLDASFSIKKLSYIIDRKINNLIIKNNL, encoded by the coding sequence ATGGTACATATTATATTATCAGGACCTCCTGGATGTGGTAAAGGAACTCAAGCTAAAATTATAGCAAATAATTTTGGTTTTATTCATTTATCTACTGGAAAAATATTTAGAAATCATATAAAAAAAAATACTGATTTAGGAAAAATTGTTGCTTTTTATATAAATAAAGGAGAATTAGTTCCTGATATTATTACCACAAATATAGTAAATACAGAAATAAAAAAACTTTCTTCTTATAAAGGAATTATTTATGATGGATATCCAAGAACTAAAAATCAAATAATTTCTTTAGAAAAAACTTTAAAAAAATTTTCTATAGGAAAAATAAGTATAATATTTTTTTTCTTAATTGATAATAAGTCGTTAATAAATAGATTATTAAAAAGAGGAAAAGAAAAATTTCGTAATGATGATATGAATATTACAATTATAAAAAAAAGAATAGAGGCATATAATAATGAAACTTATTTTATATGGAAAAATATAAAATGGAAAAATATTATTATGAAATTAGATGCTTCTTTTTCCATAAAAAAATTATCTTATATCATAGATAGAAAAATAAATAATTTAATTATAAAAAATAATTTATGA
- a CDS encoding dihydrolipoyl dehydrogenase family protein: MNFDVIILGGGQAGYVSAIRSSQLGMKTAIIEKNSIGNNYLYFGCVPIKFILNKIKILQSLKENQNLFGVNYNNINPNFSNIISECDNIVNKIKNNILFLIKKNKIHIIYGNAILKKHNKVEVIKNNNIEEHYASHIIIATGSTNKIWKKNIYDKKKIITYKEAILLSENIKDITIVGSGYISLEFVYLYYFLGAKIRIVEFNNTIFPNGDYDISKYLEIYYKNIGIEVYTNSIIDNIKKKNDKVFFDLLKNNNSIKNIKSDAILFTKDEDTIPNIKSIGLENIGIQVDNNFIIVDENYKTNIPGYYAIGDVIRPYSTINIASKEAINCIENIKGLNYKKIDYNNIPRHIISNLEIATIGYTEKEAIKNGYQLLISKFPFNSLNSAIIYGNTDGFIKVIFDKEYDEWLGCHIIGKNIGNIISEVMISRNLETTAHEMLNGIYSHPSLNESIYESIISAYK, encoded by the coding sequence ATGAATTTCGATGTTATTATATTAGGAGGTGGTCAAGCTGGATATGTTTCTGCTATACGATCTTCTCAACTTGGAATGAAAACAGCTATAATAGAAAAAAATTCTATTGGAAATAATTATTTATACTTTGGATGTGTTCCAATTAAATTTATTTTAAATAAAATAAAAATTTTACAATCTTTAAAAGAAAATCAAAATTTATTCGGAGTAAATTATAATAATATAAATCCTAATTTTTCCAATATTATTTCAGAATGTGATAATATAGTAAATAAAATAAAAAATAATATTTTATTTTTAATAAAAAAAAATAAAATTCACATTATTTATGGAAATGCTATATTAAAAAAACATAATAAAGTTGAAGTAATAAAAAATAATAATATAGAAGAACATTACGCTTCACATATAATAATAGCAACAGGATCTACTAATAAAATTTGGAAAAAAAATATATATGATAAAAAAAAAATAATAACTTATAAAGAAGCAATTTTATTAAGTGAGAATATAAAAGATATAACAATCGTAGGATCTGGATATATTAGTTTAGAATTTGTATACTTATATTATTTTTTAGGAGCTAAAATTCGTATAGTAGAATTTAATAATACCATTTTTCCAAATGGAGATTATGATATATCTAAATATTTAGAAATATATTATAAAAATATTGGAATAGAAGTTTATACAAATTCTATCATTGATAATATAAAAAAAAAAAATGATAAAGTATTTTTTGATTTATTGAAAAATAATAATTCAATAAAAAATATAAAATCAGACGCAATATTATTTACTAAAGATGAAGATACAATTCCAAATATTAAATCTATTGGATTAGAAAATATAGGAATTCAAGTTGATAATAATTTTATAATAGTTGATGAAAATTATAAAACAAATATACCAGGATATTATGCTATTGGAGACGTAATAAGACCTTATTCTACAATTAATATAGCTTCAAAAGAAGCTATAAATTGCATTGAAAATATAAAAGGATTAAATTATAAAAAAATTGATTATAATAATATTCCTAGACATATTATTTCTAATTTGGAAATAGCTACTATAGGTTATACAGAAAAAGAAGCTATAAAAAACGGATATCAATTATTAATATCAAAATTTCCTTTTAATTCACTTAACAGTGCAATTATTTATGGAAATACTGATGGATTTATAAAAGTAATTTTTGATAAAGAATATGATGAATGGTTAGGATGTCATATAATAGGAAAAAATATTGGAAATATTATATCAGAAGTAATGATATCCAGAAATTTAGAAACAACTGCGCATGAAATGTTAAATGGAATTTATTCTCATCCATCATTAAATGAATCTATTTATGAATCTATAATTAGTGCTTATAAATAA